Proteins encoded together in one Anguilla anguilla isolate fAngAng1 chromosome 9, fAngAng1.pri, whole genome shotgun sequence window:
- the si:dkey-65b12.12 gene encoding uncharacterized protein si:dkey-65b12.12 — MLCKKYWSFWTFLCCGLIPVMGQSHCQRPCEPVRLGLAVPLDADVLLPCSFQPGLLQEAQSSGLAVLWRQGQFNYLVELKLPEEALFWDSRKGRVEVFKHLFHEGNFSILMRSVQESDLGLYHCELFEGINCSIGCQEVELSLRKAGNTWPGVMVDYWYCVAGGGVFLLLLLGCACCVWCRCVKMQQPSHSSGRSTIEYIDNDLYSNVNYYQGQLPQEIEGCHSSSSSNRKQDEGNGQEVPSSIYACIAEFQF; from the exons ATGCTGTGCAAGAAGTATTGGTCTTTCTGGACATTCTTGTGCTGTGGTTTGATTCCTGTGATGG gACAGAGCCACTGCCAAAGACCTTGTGAGCCAGTCAGGCTTGGTCTGGCCGTTCCGCTCGACGCTGATGTCCTTCTGCCCTGCAGCTTCCAGCCTGGCCTGCTCCAGGAGGCCCAGAGTTCGGGGCTGGCTGTTTTGTGGAGACAGGGCCAATTCAATTATTTGGTGGAGCTCAAGCTGCCTGAAGAAGCCTTATTCTGGGATTCTAGGAAAGGCAGAGTTGAAGTCTTCAAACATCTTTTCCACGAAGGCAACTTCTCCATCCTTATGAGATCGGTCCAAGAATCTGACCTGGGCTTGTACCACTGTGAGCTGTTTGAGGGGATCAACTGTAGCATTGGCTGTCAAGAGGTGGAACTCAGTCTGCGAAAAGCAG GCAATACATGGCCGGGTGTGATGGTGGACTACTGGTACTGCGTAGCTGGCGGTGGGGTCTTCCTTTTACTGCTCCTTGGTTGCGCTTGCTGTGTATGGTGTAGAT GTGTTAAGATGCAGCAGCCAAG CCACAGTTCTGGACGCTCCACTATTG AATATATAGATAATGATTTGTACAGCAACGTGAACTACTATCAAG GCCAACTTCCCCAGGAAATCGAAGGTTGCcatagtagcagtagcagtaacagaaaacaggatgaag GCAATGGACAGGAAGTGCCATCCTCTATCTATGCCTGCATAgctgaatttcagttttaa
- the ncor1 gene encoding nuclear receptor corepressor 1 isoform X13: MSSKQQLTRPSQEEKTEDKAEEEKLEKAEKKEDEEKREEEEKDEREESKDIGKDKEKCDGGEDEDGKEQSTPRGRKTANSQGRRKGRITTRSMANEAATVAPEEPPPPAPEPALPEPAQPPKLELAQKPARDPAKAAPVAMDVQGNRGAVEAGETSRWTEEEMEVAKKGLVEHGRNWSAIAKMVGTKSEAQCKNFYFNYKRRHNLDNLLQQHKQDSRRSRADRDVSQSESVTSATSAADDEDNEGSNEEENPEDSEGAENSSDTESAPSPSQGDGKAGEQRADGPNGAPRGDGSPERDGGHTGRDFGGGGAKAHEALYGELRVKLEKSPEGAEAPPPEERPRPLYEAQVQTKSEPMDLDVRALGDVKVKLEPDAKEKGDRGEAGAGLPQRGLHRDAHSDNDSSATCSADEDVDMEPDRPRMFSPDKLSLLNPPGSVLVSSAKQGPMNVHQLQKRAATIPPMVSGPFGPGGMPLGAPLSGYAMYQHQIKAVHESAHQEEKQRLDQADPDRRPSGYPRYATRSPTILDREGKPFAYMPYDMKLAMESEAQAQAFAGSGRSASPSPYRLSPRDPSKTSPQPDGGGASRYSVPPGNVHYLRHRLPLPHEVRATESFRHLTVLQPAPNQNLADGVRVTFSRHSRPPNIPSPPPLIPTSKPSDKPSFIQGGSISQGTPGTYLPSHSQAAYGPEGAKSSVGSISMGLPRQQDPVKPASYIKQEECSPRGAISQAEGLLSRTQYEGVVRGNPMTAMQEGSITRGTPAKMSADGPSFRGGSITQGTPALPQSSIAADLLKGTITKLATEELSSPEKGRGEGPAKGHVIYEGKSGHILSYDSIKNPREATRSPRTGQELKRSYEMMEGPMARGPPVRESPHYEGLISRALPRDSPHAEAKERTVLAGSIMQGTPRTAADAFEDGHKYGKQIKRESPPVHSFDGGITKGKPYEGVNTIKEMGRSIHEIPRQDLQGQDSRKTPDMAPNSRAILEGSISQGTPLKYESSGVSQSAIKHNVKSLITSPAKMAHGMPQLEAMERAKYEEGAKGMRHASVVNAGTSVLRSTHLEAAGKSQPSPGLYEDANARRTPVNYSTGSMSRGSPMLGRAQEGSMTSGKPASHERKSTLTPTQRDSIPAKSPVSGGDPLSSHSPYDPHHRPVVPGEVFRAHLPPHLDPAIAFHRPLDPAAYLFQRQPSPQGYHNTYQLYTMENTRQTILNDYITSQQMQAIPRPDVARGLSPREQQIAIPYPPGVQGIIDLAQMPPAILLPHPGGTGTPPMDRITYIPGAQPPFPPRAFNPASISPGHPSHLAAASAERERERERERERERDREREKDREKEREREQREREREREQRERERMAAASEYMRGGTEQPGRPSSHGYMRSPSPSVRSQESVVQQRPSIFQGTNSKSVITPLMQMPPVSAAQAGARYSTAADALAALVDVATAAPQMDVAKAKEAKQEALRAEERRAEHLQHLQQQEAERERERERERLAMQSPYAAMSLPGGKPHPAYGEAGKDKGPPTKSRIEQELRAHGKTTITAANFIDVIITRQIASDKESRERGSQSSDSSSSLSSSRYEAPGSGAIEVISPAGSPAQDKQEGGPFPPEKSSQAAGGARAYEMSRYRQQAEPPCPQQPPTSQAEAYGQVPKTHRVMTLADHISHIITQDFARNQDGPQAPPATSSSPGTFQSSAPAALSAGPGRAKLPSRYSPESQGQPPQAQAPHHPRPSSRVSPENASDKPRARPGKSPERGGALESYEPISPPQSYPGFDKQEAMLQQAQRREAEHAEQRNDSRSPGSVSYQPSFFTRLENTSPMVKSKKQEIFRKLNSSGGGDSDVASAQPGTEIFNLPAVTSSSSISSRNPSFGDPASNLGLEDIIRKALMGNFEDKHDDHQGSGSQPNSMERQEASPSPNTGMSAGKQKLLGKANSRKSKSPNPGQGYAGGERPSSVSSVHSEGDYHRQAPAWTWEDRPSSTGSMQFPYNPLTMRMLSSTPPSSMPCASPSLQAQQGGAVPQARVWEREPLLSEQYETLSDSDD, translated from the exons GCCTGGTAGAGCATGGGCGCAACTGGTCGGCCATCGCCAAGATGGTGGGAACCAAGAGCGAGGCGCAGTGCAAGAACTTCTACTTCAACTACAAGAGACGGCACAACCTGGACAACCTGCTCCAGCAGCACAAACAG GACTCCCGGAGGTCCCGGGCCGACCGAGACGTGTCACAGAGCGAGAGCGTGACTTCCGCCACCTCGGCCGCTGATGATGAGGATAACGAGGGCTCCAACGAGGAAGAGAACCCAGAGGATAGCGAAG GAGCGGAGAACAGCTCGGACACGGAgagcgccccctccccctcccagggcGACGGCAAGGCGGGCGAGCAGCGGGCCGACGGGCCCAACGGCGCCCCCCGCGGGGACGGCTCGCCGGAGCGGGACGGCGGGCACACGGGCCGGGActtcggcggcggcggcgccaaGGCCCACGAGGCGCTGTACGGCGAGCTGCGGGTGAAGCTGGAGAAGAGCCCGGAGGGcgcggaggccccgccccccgaggagaggccccgccccctctacGAGGCCCAGGTGCAGACCAAGAGCGAGCCCATGGACCTGGACGTGAGGGCGCTGGGCGACGTGAAGGTGAAGCTGGAGCCCGACGCCAAGGAGAAGGGCGACAGGGGCGAGGCGGGCGCGGGCCTGCCCCAGAGAGGGCTGCACCGGGACGCCCACTCCGACAACGACTCCAGTGCCACCTGCAGCGCGGACGAGGACGTGGACATGGAGCCTGACAGACCGAG GATGTTTTCTCCAGACAAGCTGTCCCTGCTGAACCCCCCCGGCTCGGTGCTGGTCTCCTCGGCCAAGCAGGGCCCCATGAACGTCCATCAGCTCCAGAAGCGCGCAGCCACCATACCCCCCATG gtttCGGGTCCGTTCGGGCCCGGCGGGATGCCCCTGGGCGCCCCGCTCAGCGGCTACGCCATGTACCAGCACCAGATCAAGGCCGTGCACGAGTCCGCCCACCAGGAGGAGAAGCAGCGGCTGGACCAGGCCGACCCCGACCGCCGGCCGTCGGGGTACCCCCGCTACGCCACGCGGAGCCCCACCATCCTGGACAGGGAGG GGAAGCCCTTCGCCTACATGCCTTACGACATGAAGCTGGCGATGGAGTCGGAGGCGCAGGCGCAGGCGTTCGCCGGCTCGGGCCGCTCGGCCTCCCCGTCCCCGTACCGCCTCTCGCCCCGGGACCCCAGCAAGACGTCCCCGCAGCCGGACGGCGGCGGCGCCTCGCGGTACAGCGTGCCTCCAGGTAACGTTCACTACCTTCGGCACagactccccctcccccacgagGTCCGAGCAACAGAGTCCTTCCGCCATCTCACAG TCCTCCAGCCGGCACCCAATCAGAACCTGGCCGACGGGGTCCGCGTGACCTTCTCCCGGCACAGCAGGCCCCCCAACATTCCATCCCCGCCCCCGCTCATTCCGACCTCCAAGCCCTCCGACAAGCCGTCCTTCATACAGGGCGGGTCCATTTCCCAG GGAACTCCTGGCACGTACCTGCCCTCCCACAGCCAAGCGGCTTACGGGCCGGAGGGAGCGAAGAGTTCCGTGGGCTCCATATCCATGGGCCTGCCAAGGCAGCAAGACCCCGTCAAGCCAg CGTCCTACATCAAGCAGGAGGAGTGCTCGCCGCGCGGCGCCATCTCCCAGGCCGAGGGGCTGCTCTCCAGGACGCAGTACGAGGGCGTGGTCAGAG gaaacCCCATGACTGCCATGCAGGAGGGGAGCATAACGCGCGGGACTCCCGCTAAGATGTCCGCCGACGGCCCGTCGTTCCGGGGCGGCTCCATCACTCAG GGGACGCCGGCCCTGCCCCAGTCCAGCATCGCGGCGGACCTGCTGAAGGGCACCATCACCAAACTGGCCACCGAGGAGCTGAGCAGCCCCGAGAAGGGCCGGGGGGAGGGCCCCGCCAAGGGACACGTCATCTATGAGGGCAAGAGCGGGCACATCCTGTCATACGACT CCATCAAGAACCCCCGGGAGGCCACGCGGAGCCCGAGGACGGGCCAGGAGCTGAAGCGCTCCTACGAGATGATGGAGGGGCCCATGGCCCGGGGCCCCCCTGTCAGAGAGTCCCCGCATTACGAAG GCCTGATAAGCCGCGCCCTGCCCAGAGACAGCCCCCACGCGGAGGCCAAGGAGAGGACGGTGCTCGCCGGCTCCATCATGCAGG GCACGCCCAGGACGGCGGCGGACGCGTTCGAGGACGGCCACAAGTACGGCAAGCAGATCAAGAGGGAGAGCCCCCCGGTCCACTCCTTCGACGGCGGCATCACCAAGGGCAAGCCCTACGAGGGCGTCAACACCATCAAGGAGATGGGCCGCTCCATCCACGAGATCCCCCGCCAGGACCTGCAGGGCCAGGACAGCCGCAAGACCCCCGACATGGCGCCCAACAGCCGCGCCATCCTGGAGGGCTCCATATCCCAG GGCACGCCTCTCAAGTACGAGAGCAGCGGCGTGAGCCAGTCGGCCATCAAGCACAACGTGAAGTCCCTGATCACCAGCCCCGCCAAGATGGCGCACGGCATGCCCCAGCTGGAGGCCATGGAGAGGGCCAAGTACGAGGAGGGCGCCAAGGGCATGCGCCACGCCTCCGTGGTCAACGCGGGCACCTCCGTCCTGCGCTCCACGCACCTGGAGGCCGCGGGCAAGTCGCAGCCCAGCCCCGGCCTCTACGAGGACGCCAACGCCCGCCGGACGCCCGTCAACTACAGCACCGGCTCCATGTCCCGCGGGTCGCCCATGCTGGGCCGGGCTCAAGAAG GGAGCATGACCTCTGGCAAGCCGGCCAGTCATGAGAGGAAGAGCACGCTGACCCCCACCCAGCGGGACAGCATCCCGGCCAAGTCCCCCGTGTCCGGAGGAGACCCCCTGTCCTCCCACAGCCCCTACGACCCGCACCACCGGCCCGTCGTCCCGGGAGAGGTGTTCCGAGCCCACTTGCCCCCCCACCTGGACCCCGCCATCGCCTTCCACCGCCCCCTCGACCCAG cTGCTTACCTCTTCCAGAGGCAGCCGTCCCCCCAGGGCTACCACAACACCTACCAGCTGTACACCATGGAGAACACCAGGCAGACTATCCTCAACGACTACATCACCTCCCAGCAGATGCAGGCCATCCCGCGGCCTGACGTCGCCAGGGGGCTGTCGCCGCGGGAACAGCAGATCGCCATCCCCTACCCGCCCGGCGTGCAAG GGATTATTGATCTAGCCCAGATGCCTCCCGCTATCCTGTTGCCTCACCCTGGGGGGACAGGTACCCCCCCTATGGACCGCATCACCTACATCCCCGGAGCTCAGCCCCCTTTCCCTCCTAGGGCTTTCAACCCAGCTTCCATATCTCCAG GCCACCCCAGCCACCTCGCGGCGGCCAGcgcggagagggagcgggagcgggagagggagagagagagggagcgcgacagggagcgggagaaggacagagagaaggaacgAGAGcgggagcagagggagagggagcgggagagggagcagagagagagggagaggatggCGGCAGCCAGTGAGTACATGCGTGGAG gcACGGAGCAGCCGGGCAGGCCTAGTAGCCATGGTTACATGCGCTCGCCCTCCCCCTCCGTGAGGTCACAGGAGAGCGTGGTGCAGCAGAGGCCGAGCATATTCCAGGGCACCAACAGCAAGAGCGTCATCACCCCGCTAAT GCAAATGCCCCCGGTGTCGGCGGCGCAGGCGGGCGCCCGGTACAGCACGGCGGCCGACGCCCTGGCGGCCCTGGTGGACGTGGCGACGGCGGCGCCCCAGATGGACGTGGCCAAGGCCAAGGAGGCGAAGCAGGAGGCCCTGCGGGCGGAGGAGCGGCGGGCGGAGCAcctgcagcacctccagcagcaggaggcggagcgcgagagggagagggagcgggagcggcTCGCCATGCAGTCGCCCTACGCCGCCATGTCCCTGCCCGGCGGCAAGCCCCACCCGGCCTACGGAGAGGCGGGCAAGGACAAGGGCCCGCCCACCAAGTCCCGCATCGAGCAGGAGCTGCGCGCCCACGGCAAGACCACCATCACCGCCGCCAACTTCATCGACGTCATCATCACCCGCCAGATCGCCTCCGACAAGGAGTCCCGCGAGAGGGGCTCCCAGAGCTCGGACTCCTCCAGCAGCT TGTCCTCCAGCCGCTACGAGGCCCCGGGCAGCGGTGCCATCGAGGTGATCAGCCCCGCCGGCTCCCCCGCCCAGGACAAGCAGGAGGGGGGGCCCTTCCCTCCGGAGAAGTCCTCCCAGGCTGCAG GCGGCGCACGCGCGTACGAGATGAGCCGCTACCGCCAGCAGGCCGAGCCGCCctgcccccagcagccccccacctcccaggCCGAGGCGTACGGCCAGGTCCCCAAGACGCACCGCGTCATGACCCTGGCAGACCACATTTCG CACATCATCACCCAGGACTTTGCCAGGAACCAGGACGGCCCCCAGGCGCCGCccgccacctcctcctcccccggaACATTCCAGAGCTCGGCCCCCGCGGCCCTGAGCGCCGGGCCCGGGCGCGCCAAGCTGCCCAGCCGCTACAGCCCCGAGTCGCAGGGGCAGCCGCCGCAGGCCCAGGCCCCGCACCACCCCCGACCGTCCAGCAGGGTGTCGCCCGAAAACGCCTCCGACAAGCCCCGAGCGAG gCCCGGCAAGTCCCCGGAGCGCGGCGGGGCCCTGGAGAGCTACGAGCCCATCTCCCCCCCGCAGAGCTACCCCGGCTTCGACAAGCAGGAGGCCATGCTGCAGCAGGCTCAGAGACGGGAGGCCGAGCACGCGGAGCAGAG GAACGATTCCCGCTCCCCGGGGAGCGTGAGCTACCAGCCCTCCTTCTTTACTAGACTGGAGAACACCTCCCCAATGGTGAAATCCAAGAAGCAGGAGATATTTCGTAAGTTGAACTCCTCTGGTGGCGGTGACTCGGACGTGG caaGCGCACAGCCTggcactgaaatatttaacttgCCTGCAGTAACTAGCTCAA GTAGCATCAGCTCCAGGAATCCCTCCTTCGGGGATCCAGCCAGTAACCTGGGCCTGGAGGACATCATTCGCAAAGCGCTGATGGGCAACTTTGAGGACAAGCATGACGATCACCAGGGAAGCGGCTCCCAGCCCAATAGCATGGAGCGGCAGGAGgctagcccctcccccaacacag gcaTGTCAGCCGGCAAGCAGAAGCTGTTGGGCAAAGCCAACAGCCGGAAGTCCAAGTCCCCGAACCCGGGGCAGGGGTACGCCGGGGGAGAGCGCCCGTCGTCCGTGTCGTCCGTGCACTCGGAGGGGGACTACCACCGCCAGGCCCCGGCCTGGACCTGGGAGGACCGGCCGTCTTCCACCG GCTCCATGCAGTTCCCCTACAACCCGCTGACCATGCGCATGCTGAGCAGCACGCCGCCCTCCTCCATGCCCTGCGCCTCGCCCTCCCTGCAGgcccagcagggcggcgccgtTCCCCAGGCCCGCGTGTGGGAGCGCGAGCCCCTGCTGTCCGAGCAGTACGAGACCCTGTCGGACAGCGACGACTGA